One genomic region from Dehalobacter restrictus DSM 9455 encodes:
- a CDS encoding NADH-quinone oxidoreductase subunit D, whose product MNDIRTQEMNLNFGPQHPSTHGVYRGVFTMEGEYITKCVNHIGYLHRGIEKMAESRTYTQFIPYNGRLDYVSGMLNEEAYVRTVEKLMGISDQVPERAEYIRVIMAELQRIASHLVFYSSMALDMAGFTPWTYGFRERDTILDLFEMAAGSRMMPNYMRFGGVAADLNEEFMPALRKLLDIMPKCMEEYHGILTGNEIFQARTKGVASLSREKALNYGISGPSARASGIDYDLRRDEPYGIYDRFKFNVPVRQTGDTFDRYIVRMDEMAESVKILEQAYRELPEGPVLAKVPKIIKPPAGEVYHRIEHSKGHLGFHIVSDGTAKPYRLRICSPCFVNVAVFEEMAVGLHLQDAVVAFASLDIVLGEIDR is encoded by the coding sequence ATGAATGACATAAGAACCCAGGAGATGAACTTAAACTTTGGTCCTCAGCACCCCAGTACGCACGGGGTGTATCGCGGAGTGTTCACAATGGAGGGCGAATATATCACCAAGTGCGTGAACCATATCGGTTATCTTCATCGCGGCATTGAAAAAATGGCGGAGTCCCGTACCTATACCCAGTTTATTCCGTACAACGGACGGTTGGACTATGTTTCAGGCATGTTGAATGAAGAGGCTTATGTCCGTACGGTGGAAAAATTGATGGGTATTTCCGATCAGGTTCCCGAACGGGCCGAATATATCCGGGTGATTATGGCTGAACTTCAGCGTATCGCCAGCCACTTGGTGTTTTATTCCTCGATGGCGCTGGACATGGCCGGTTTCACACCTTGGACCTACGGGTTCCGCGAGAGAGACACGATTTTGGATTTATTTGAAATGGCAGCCGGCAGCCGCATGATGCCGAATTATATGCGGTTTGGTGGCGTTGCAGCGGATCTAAACGAAGAATTTATGCCTGCCCTGCGCAAATTGCTCGATATCATGCCTAAATGCATGGAAGAGTACCACGGTATATTAACCGGCAATGAGATCTTCCAGGCCCGTACAAAGGGGGTTGCCTCGCTTTCCCGCGAAAAAGCTTTGAATTACGGGATATCCGGTCCTTCGGCCAGGGCTTCAGGCATTGATTATGATCTGCGTCGGGACGAGCCATATGGGATCTATGACCGTTTTAAATTCAATGTGCCGGTCCGTCAGACTGGGGACACGTTTGATCGTTATATCGTTCGTATGGACGAGATGGCTGAAAGCGTCAAAATTCTGGAACAGGCTTATAGAGAACTTCCGGAAGGTCCGGTTTTGGCCAAGGTCCCGAAAATAATTAAACCTCCTGCCGGAGAAGTCTATCACCGTATCGAGCATTCCAAAGGGCATCTTGGTTTCCATATTGTGAGTGACGGTACAGCCAAACCTTACCGTTTAAGGATTTGTTCTCCCTGTTTTGTAAATGTGGCAGTTTTTGAAGAAATGGCTGTCGGTTTGCATCTGCAGGATGCAGTCGTTGCCTTTGCTTCCTTAGACATTGTGTTGGGAGAAATTGATCGCTAA
- a CDS encoding NuoI/complex I 23 kDa subunit family protein, with translation MYGQGLLKGLRISIRHFFKKKVTEMYPEQKPNLPKRSRGWFELTPDKCTACGLCVNACPNGIISIESYKDENNKRKLVQYRMLMESCIFCGFCVEACPQDALYNTQAFEQTVFFREDLNRILYKAEPQSVQAERSEA, from the coding sequence GTGTACGGACAAGGACTTTTAAAAGGCTTAAGAATATCAATCAGACACTTTTTTAAGAAGAAAGTCACGGAGATGTACCCGGAGCAAAAGCCTAACCTGCCGAAGCGCTCCCGGGGATGGTTTGAACTGACCCCGGATAAATGTACGGCATGCGGACTTTGCGTCAACGCTTGTCCCAACGGGATTATCTCCATTGAAAGCTATAAGGATGAGAACAACAAAAGAAAGCTGGTTCAGTATCGTATGCTGATGGAAAGCTGTATTTTCTGCGGGTTTTGTGTTGAGGCCTGTCCTCAAGATGCTTTGTACAATACGCAAGCTTTTGAACAGACGGTCTTCTTCCGGGAAGATCTTAACAGAATCCTCTATAAAGCCGAGCCTCAGTCGGTTCAGGCTGAAAGGAGTGAAGCGTGA
- the nuoH gene encoding NADH-quinone oxidoreductase subunit NuoH → MVLFLVWVDMFRQWLVGIGIPALPAEILIKTILVLIVIIFVLTNLIVLVWLERKFAAFYADRVGPNRLGPAGFLQFPVDIVKMLGKEDIIPENVDRPVFKIASICAFLTAIMGWAVIPLGKGMILEDLNVGLLYFIAIGSTGTIAFVMAGFASNNKYALLGGMRTAAQMISYEIPLAFSLLGIVMITGSLSLTEIVDAQKNVWFIFPQILAFFAYFVCSIAETNRGPFDLAEGEQELVAGYFVEYSGIRYALFMVAEYTHLVAVSAIAAVVFLGGWNAPFGLTFIPGFIWMMFKIYLMIFLFMWVRWTFVRVKVEHLMHIGWKFLIPLTLFNIVITGIGVYVYRMIAG, encoded by the coding sequence ATGGTACTATTTCTTGTTTGGGTCGATATGTTCAGACAGTGGCTTGTTGGGATTGGAATACCGGCATTGCCTGCTGAAATATTGATTAAAACCATTCTGGTTTTAATTGTCATTATCTTTGTGCTAACGAACCTGATTGTTCTGGTCTGGCTGGAACGTAAGTTTGCTGCTTTTTACGCTGACCGCGTTGGCCCCAACCGCCTTGGACCTGCAGGTTTTCTGCAGTTCCCAGTTGATATTGTCAAAATGCTCGGGAAAGAGGATATCATTCCCGAAAACGTGGACAGACCGGTATTTAAGATTGCCAGTATCTGCGCATTCCTTACAGCAATTATGGGCTGGGCCGTTATTCCTCTCGGCAAAGGTATGATCCTGGAAGATTTGAATGTCGGACTATTGTACTTTATTGCGATCGGTTCTACAGGAACGATTGCCTTTGTCATGGCCGGTTTTGCTTCCAATAATAAATACGCGCTGCTCGGCGGCATGAGAACGGCTGCTCAGATGATCAGCTATGAAATTCCGCTGGCCTTTTCTTTGCTCGGCATCGTCATGATCACCGGAAGCTTAAGCCTTACCGAGATTGTCGATGCCCAGAAAAACGTCTGGTTTATCTTCCCACAGATTCTCGCCTTCTTCGCTTATTTTGTTTGTTCCATCGCGGAAACAAACCGTGGACCGTTCGACTTGGCGGAAGGGGAGCAGGAGTTGGTTGCGGGATATTTCGTTGAGTATTCGGGTATCCGCTATGCGTTGTTTATGGTCGCTGAATATACCCATCTGGTTGCGGTCTCGGCGATTGCAGCGGTTGTGTTCCTCGGCGGCTGGAATGCACCGTTTGGCTTGACCTTCATACCGGGATTCATCTGGATGATGTTTAAAATTTACTTGATGATTTTCCTGTTCATGTGGGTCAGATGGACATTTGTCAGGGTAAAGGTCGAGCATTTGATGCATATTGGCTGGAAATTCCTGATTCCGCTTACGTTATTCAATATTGTGATCACCGGCATTGGCGTTTACGTCTACCGGATGATTGCAGGTTAA
- a CDS encoding NADH-quinone oxidoreductase subunit J family protein, producing the protein MGFTVMFYVIAIVTLGSALMMVISKNIFHSALLMLVAFLGISGVFVLLHADFLAATQVLIYAGAITIFVVFAIMFTMRGDMKTTNLFSRNLIPGALLSLIMIVVNAVMVLTTKWPLKATTAPESTAKEIANLMLTKYVVAFEVTAVLLLVAMLGAIVIVKEVKKSS; encoded by the coding sequence ATGGGCTTTACAGTGATGTTTTACGTAATTGCCATCGTTACCCTCGGTTCGGCACTTATGATGGTCATCAGCAAAAATATCTTTCACAGTGCGCTTTTAATGCTGGTAGCATTCTTGGGTATTTCGGGGGTTTTTGTTCTGCTGCATGCTGATTTTCTGGCCGCCACCCAGGTTCTGATTTATGCCGGGGCGATTACGATCTTTGTTGTTTTCGCGATCATGTTTACCATGCGCGGGGATATGAAAACGACAAACTTGTTCTCCAGGAACCTGATTCCGGGAGCGCTGCTCTCGCTGATCATGATCGTCGTGAATGCAGTCATGGTGCTGACAACGAAGTGGCCGCTGAAGGCTACGACAGCTCCGGAGTCAACAGCGAAGGAAATTGCTAATCTGATGCTGACAAAATACGTCGTTGCGTTTGAAGTGACCGCAGTACTGTTGCTGGTGGCCATGCTCGGCGCGATTGTTATCGTGAAAGAGGTGAAAAAGTCCTCATGA
- the nuoK gene encoding NADH-quinone oxidoreductase subunit NuoK: MSSIIDFLFNIGLPHFLILSGTLFFIGLFSVLAKRNLIAILMGMEIMLSSVNINLVAFNRYTTAPALHGHVFALFVIALAAAEVSVGLALIISVYRQHKSVEADDIDSMKW, translated from the coding sequence ATGAGTAGTATCATCGACTTTTTATTCAATATTGGATTGCCGCATTTTCTGATTCTTAGCGGAACTCTTTTCTTCATCGGGCTTTTCAGTGTTCTGGCCAAAAGAAACCTGATTGCGATCCTCATGGGAATGGAAATCATGCTGAGTTCAGTCAACATCAACCTTGTTGCATTTAACAGATATACCACCGCTCCGGCTCTGCACGGCCACGTCTTCGCGCTTTTTGTGATCGCCTTGGCAGCAGCGGAAGTATCGGTAGGCTTGGCCTTGATTATCTCTGTCTACCGCCAGCACAAGTCAGTTGAAGCGGATGATATCGATTCAATGAAATGGTAG